From Rahnella aceris, a single genomic window includes:
- a CDS encoding fimbria/pilus periplasmic chaperone, whose amino-acid sequence MRRSQIQRRVSDLKLLPLLMLTIPVLCFANITVSPMKVTLNEQHAAALVISSKSETTQYIQGKITEVHNPGTPQESETPAPQGAQNSLVVSPLKFGLPAGNSQPVRIVGLGESNEEKIYRVHFQSMTPEEFKNPASNKNFTSELNLTIVWGVVVMVPPAKPVARLGWDPSTQQITNTGNIHLLVQRIGLCDSDKKEARCQWKELKKNVYPGKPYTPSLPFSASASSEKVRIEYFNDYTQKQEAGSFMAR is encoded by the coding sequence ATGCGCAGATCACAAATACAAAGGCGGGTCTCAGACCTGAAACTGCTCCCGTTACTGATGCTGACCATACCTGTCCTGTGTTTTGCCAACATCACCGTTTCACCGATGAAAGTAACGCTTAACGAACAACATGCTGCTGCACTGGTCATCAGTTCTAAAAGCGAAACTACCCAGTATATTCAGGGAAAAATCACCGAGGTTCATAACCCCGGCACACCACAGGAAAGTGAAACGCCTGCACCACAGGGCGCACAAAACAGTCTGGTGGTCTCGCCGCTAAAATTTGGTTTGCCCGCCGGTAACAGCCAGCCGGTGAGGATCGTCGGCCTCGGTGAAAGCAACGAAGAAAAAATCTACCGCGTGCATTTTCAGTCAATGACTCCGGAAGAATTCAAAAACCCTGCCAGCAACAAAAATTTCACCAGCGAACTGAACCTGACCATTGTCTGGGGGGTCGTCGTCATGGTGCCGCCAGCAAAACCGGTCGCCAGACTGGGTTGGGATCCATCTACTCAGCAAATTACCAATACCGGCAATATCCATCTGCTGGTACAGCGTATTGGCCTGTGTGACAGCGATAAAAAGGAAGCCCGGTGCCAGTGGAAAGAGCTGAAGAAAAACGTCTATCCGGGCAAGCCATACACCCCATCGTTACCATTTTCGGCTTCAGCATCGTCTGAAAAAGTCCGAATTGAGTATTTCAACGATTACACTCAAAAGCAGGAAGCGGGAAGTTTTATGGCCAGATGA
- the metK gene encoding methionine adenosyltransferase: MAKHLFTSESVSEGHPDKIADQISDAVLDAILEQDPKARVACETYVKTGMVLVGGEITTSAWVDVEEITRQTVREIGYIHSDMGFDANSCAVLSAIGKQSPDINQGVDRTDPLEQGAGDQGLMFGYATNETSVLMPAPITYAHRLVQRQAEVRKSGTLSWLRPDAKSQVTFQYDEGKIVGIDAVVLSTQHSEDISLKDLQEAVMEEIIKPVLPAEWLNAGTKYHINPTGRFVIGGPMGDCGLTGRKIIVDTYGGMARHGGGAFSGKDPSKVDRSAAYAARYVAKNIVAAGLADRCEIQVSYAIGVAEPTSIMVETFGTGKVSNEQLTLLVREFFDLRPYGLIQMMDLLHPIYKETAAYGHFGREHFPWEKTDKAAQLREAAGL, translated from the coding sequence ATGGCTAAACATCTCTTCACGTCCGAATCCGTTTCGGAAGGACATCCAGATAAAATCGCTGACCAGATTTCCGACGCGGTACTGGACGCAATTTTAGAGCAAGACCCAAAAGCACGTGTTGCATGTGAAACTTATGTCAAAACCGGCATGGTCCTGGTTGGCGGTGAAATCACCACCAGCGCATGGGTCGACGTTGAAGAAATCACACGCCAGACTGTTCGTGAAATTGGTTATATCCATTCCGACATGGGTTTCGACGCCAATTCCTGCGCAGTGCTGAGCGCTATTGGTAAGCAATCTCCGGATATCAATCAGGGCGTTGACCGTACTGATCCGCTGGAACAAGGTGCGGGCGACCAGGGTCTGATGTTTGGTTATGCGACCAACGAAACCAGCGTACTGATGCCAGCGCCTATTACTTATGCTCACCGTCTGGTGCAGCGTCAGGCTGAAGTGCGCAAATCAGGCACCCTGTCATGGCTGCGTCCGGATGCGAAAAGCCAGGTCACTTTCCAGTATGACGAAGGCAAAATCGTCGGTATCGATGCAGTGGTATTGTCTACTCAGCACTCTGAAGACATCTCGCTGAAAGATTTGCAGGAAGCGGTGATGGAAGAAATCATCAAACCTGTCCTGCCAGCAGAATGGCTGAACGCCGGTACCAAATACCACATTAACCCGACTGGCCGTTTCGTTATCGGTGGCCCGATGGGTGACTGCGGTCTGACCGGTCGTAAAATCATCGTGGATACCTACGGCGGCATGGCCCGTCACGGTGGCGGTGCGTTCTCTGGTAAAGATCCGTCGAAAGTTGACCGCTCAGCGGCCTACGCGGCACGTTATGTGGCGAAAAACATCGTGGCTGCCGGTCTGGCAGATCGTTGCGAAATCCAGGTGTCTTACGCTATCGGCGTGGCAGAACCGACTTCCATCATGGTGGAAACCTTCGGTACCGGTAAAGTCTCCAACGAACAACTGACCCTGCTGGTGCGCGAGTTCTTCGACCTGCGTCCGTACGGTTTGATCCAGATGATGGATCTGTTGCACCCTATCTATAAAGAAACCGCCGCATACGGTCACTTTGGTCGTGAACATTTCCCTTGGGAAAAAACCGACAAAGCCGCTCAGTTGCGTGAAGCCGCAGGTTTATAA
- a CDS encoding CfaE/CblD family pilus tip adhesin, translating into MSVKRACFFALFATLAPVLTILPALAESVPPAGRDTPVSATFDRGTPPSTLGIWTHESGGYDTEDPRLWGRNNWRCLSNTSPETGQCKSGEAKNANGDWGATGDTLIPTLFTEKKSGLQAVINLKGYHSSSADGTHFLVTAGADNGAKETFLYMFINGDELKKLPVGGVWEGTLALDLWQWSPGKNLARWTAHITLNVTDNNNQQIYLPEFGEAAPRVDLNLRPLPGTKGNQTQMNGSATIDMCLYDGYGSNSTSFTLKFDDQQQGTTQRNNGYFSIYSDHGDTNLDSGRIDYYVRMQAPDGKYVSVIRGDDLVISDIQTAHTRPVHLPGIPQAVLCVPAPLELSTKTMDINSKQAGHYTGHLIVNFTPQL; encoded by the coding sequence ATGTCCGTTAAAAGAGCATGTTTTTTTGCACTGTTTGCCACTCTGGCACCTGTGCTGACAATACTGCCAGCACTTGCAGAAAGCGTGCCTCCTGCCGGACGAGATACGCCTGTAAGCGCAACTTTTGACAGAGGAACACCGCCCAGTACACTCGGCATCTGGACGCATGAAAGTGGAGGTTATGACACCGAAGACCCGAGGTTATGGGGGAGAAATAACTGGCGGTGTTTATCAAATACGTCTCCGGAGACCGGGCAATGTAAAAGTGGCGAAGCCAAAAATGCGAATGGAGACTGGGGAGCAACAGGGGATACGCTTATTCCTACTCTCTTTACTGAGAAGAAGAGCGGCCTGCAAGCCGTTATTAATCTCAAAGGCTACCATTCGAGTTCGGCAGATGGCACGCATTTTTTAGTCACTGCGGGGGCTGACAACGGTGCCAAAGAAACCTTTCTCTATATGTTTATCAACGGGGATGAATTGAAAAAACTTCCGGTTGGCGGAGTCTGGGAAGGTACACTGGCGCTGGATCTGTGGCAGTGGTCCCCGGGTAAAAATCTGGCCAGATGGACAGCGCACATCACCCTCAACGTCACTGACAATAACAACCAGCAAATCTATTTACCCGAATTTGGCGAAGCCGCACCGCGCGTTGACCTTAACCTGCGCCCGTTGCCCGGCACTAAAGGTAATCAAACGCAAATGAACGGCTCGGCTACTATAGATATGTGTTTGTACGATGGGTATGGCTCGAACAGTACCAGTTTCACCCTGAAATTTGACGATCAGCAGCAGGGGACAACCCAGCGCAATAACGGATACTTCTCTATTTATTCTGATCACGGCGACACTAATCTGGATTCAGGACGCATTGATTATTATGTGCGAATGCAGGCACCCGACGGTAAATACGTCAGCGTAATACGCGGTGATGATCTGGTAATTTCTGATATTCAGACCGCTCATACCCGGCCAGTGCATCTGCCCGGGATCCCACAGGCAGTATTGTGTGTTCCTGCACCACTGGAACTCAGCACCAAGACAATGGATATCAACAGTAAACAAGCCGGGCATTATACCGGACATCTGATTGTGAATTTTACGCCACAGCTTTAG
- a CDS encoding TcfC E-set like domain-containing protein, whose protein sequence is MKPNLKVSLCFLAIHFALFSNLALAGSDVPPGFEELVSGQNVWLNVNLLGQSAGLFEANVTLETIQFKDPQAVLTALNLPLKTGTPDYQKMLATLSAPLPRHGNLACSSNADARGCGYLETDSLALIYDENNSAADVFVSKALVPDADKKALYYTPTAQTENALIHQQTLNVAAQDQYQSLSLQGAGALGVLTSGYVGFDWSLDSYKSDDSDSQTVSVDDLYFRQSLGKRHYVQAGRMDSRDLSSNLGGNISFSLLPLNAIDGVRAGSSLSYLNLDEASKGSPLVVLLSSKSRVDAYRGNQLLGTFYLNNGSNTLDTGNFPSGSYAVTLRIYENNQLVRTETQPFTKTGGISDGHMQWFVQAGETADNKVVSSTDDEENDSTSRKPVMQAGARLPVFAELTATAGIANTDNENYGEAGLQWTHGFNGKVIDGVLDMQTSVFSGTDGSKGNVEQISYNDGFSMSVYRNAAYGKSCTSADVGENDYADIGCYESINATLSVPVKGWSASLGYTYNKNTSLSPDSATYDPSKPFEDNMINNTESQSTSKTLQLSLNKSFNWKQMTITTRFGGYRRQSSSDSDSDKGVYVGFSLSRNTPKDALLRSSNTSFSTDYQGSQNGDAQMTYNASQNWDWGSNNDRELGIDVGGTDTDNANASVHGRLNGQYGEGELTVSDSYDNEQKTHQGAVTGSYSSSVAVSKSGFFWGPGGTGSPGAAVAVKVKGSNEEEADAADDALIDVSVQGGGAAHMKQNSKALFPVTGFEEGKVSVDESRDVSSGSQASITQGAGSQKLFLLPGKMKVREVTMESHYTYVGQLVTATGAPLNGGNMLNANAFSSSEDGGFTAEMTSLAKTLYVKNGEQNYQCAVTVQSSRDVVRYVGKTLCKPVQPADLPAAIREKK, encoded by the coding sequence ATGAAACCTAACTTGAAAGTGTCACTTTGCTTTCTGGCAATTCATTTTGCTTTATTCAGCAATCTTGCTTTAGCTGGCTCTGACGTTCCTCCGGGTTTCGAAGAGCTGGTCTCAGGTCAGAACGTCTGGCTGAACGTCAATCTGCTCGGCCAGTCTGCCGGCTTATTTGAAGCCAACGTCACACTGGAAACCATACAGTTTAAAGACCCGCAGGCGGTACTTACCGCACTGAATCTGCCGCTGAAAACTGGCACGCCGGATTACCAGAAAATGCTGGCGACCTTGTCTGCGCCGCTTCCCCGCCATGGCAACCTGGCCTGCAGCAGCAATGCCGACGCCAGGGGCTGTGGTTATCTGGAAACCGACTCGCTGGCGCTGATTTACGATGAAAACAACAGCGCCGCCGACGTCTTTGTCAGCAAAGCACTGGTGCCTGATGCTGATAAAAAAGCCCTTTATTACACCCCGACCGCGCAGACTGAAAATGCCTTAATTCATCAGCAAACCCTGAACGTGGCAGCGCAGGATCAATACCAGAGTCTGTCACTACAAGGCGCCGGCGCACTGGGCGTGCTGACCAGCGGCTATGTGGGTTTCGACTGGTCGCTTGATTCTTACAAAAGTGACGACAGTGACAGCCAGACAGTATCTGTCGATGATCTCTATTTCCGCCAGAGCTTAGGCAAGCGCCACTACGTGCAGGCCGGACGCATGGACTCACGCGACCTTTCCAGCAATCTGGGCGGTAATATCAGTTTCTCGCTGTTACCGCTGAATGCGATCGATGGCGTCCGTGCCGGGAGTTCCCTGAGCTACCTGAATCTTGATGAAGCCAGCAAAGGTTCACCGCTGGTGGTACTGCTTTCCAGCAAATCCCGCGTCGATGCTTATCGCGGCAATCAGTTGCTCGGCACGTTTTATCTCAATAACGGTTCAAATACGCTGGATACCGGCAACTTCCCGAGCGGCAGTTATGCCGTCACCCTGCGAATTTATGAGAATAACCAGCTCGTGCGCACCGAAACCCAGCCGTTTACCAAAACGGGCGGGATCAGTGACGGGCATATGCAATGGTTTGTACAGGCCGGTGAAACGGCAGATAACAAAGTCGTCAGCTCAACAGATGACGAAGAAAATGACAGCACATCACGCAAACCGGTGATGCAAGCCGGTGCGCGTCTGCCGGTGTTTGCCGAGCTGACAGCGACGGCAGGTATTGCCAATACCGATAATGAAAATTATGGCGAAGCGGGCCTGCAATGGACACACGGTTTTAACGGCAAAGTGATCGACGGCGTGCTGGATATGCAGACCAGCGTGTTTAGCGGCACCGACGGTTCCAAAGGTAACGTTGAGCAAATCAGCTACAACGACGGTTTTTCCATGAGCGTCTATCGCAATGCTGCATACGGTAAAAGCTGCACCAGTGCCGATGTCGGGGAAAATGATTATGCGGATATTGGCTGCTACGAATCAATTAACGCCACACTTTCCGTGCCGGTTAAGGGCTGGTCTGCCTCTCTGGGCTACACTTACAATAAAAATACCAGTCTCTCACCGGACTCTGCGACGTACGATCCTTCAAAACCTTTTGAAGACAACATGATCAACAATACCGAATCACAGAGCACATCCAAAACCTTGCAACTGAGCCTGAATAAAAGCTTCAACTGGAAACAGATGACGATCACCACGCGTTTTGGTGGCTACCGTCGTCAGAGCAGCAGTGACAGCGATAGTGACAAAGGTGTCTACGTCGGCTTCTCCCTGTCACGTAATACGCCAAAAGATGCGCTGCTTCGCAGCAGCAACACTTCATTCAGCACCGATTATCAGGGCAGCCAGAACGGCGATGCGCAGATGACGTATAACGCCAGTCAGAACTGGGACTGGGGCAGCAATAACGACCGCGAACTGGGTATTGATGTGGGCGGCACGGATACCGATAACGCTAACGCCTCGGTTCATGGCCGTCTCAATGGCCAGTATGGCGAAGGCGAACTGACCGTTTCCGACAGCTATGACAATGAGCAAAAAACCCATCAGGGCGCAGTGACCGGCAGCTACAGTTCTTCCGTTGCGGTATCTAAATCCGGCTTCTTCTGGGGGCCAGGCGGTACAGGCTCACCGGGTGCTGCGGTAGCTGTGAAGGTGAAAGGCAGTAATGAAGAAGAGGCGGATGCCGCAGATGACGCACTGATCGACGTTTCAGTTCAGGGCGGCGGCGCGGCCCACATGAAACAGAACAGCAAAGCGTTATTCCCGGTGACCGGTTTTGAAGAAGGCAAGGTGTCCGTTGATGAAAGCCGTGATGTCAGTTCAGGTAGCCAGGCCAGCATTACACAGGGCGCAGGCAGCCAGAAATTGTTCCTCCTGCCGGGGAAAATGAAAGTACGCGAAGTGACGATGGAATCGCATTATACCTATGTCGGACAACTGGTTACCGCCACGGGTGCCCCCCTCAATGGCGGCAACATGCTCAATGCCAATGCTTTCAGCAGTTCGGAAGATGGCGGCTTTACCGCAGAAATGACGTCATTAGCAAAAACGCTATATGTCAAAAACGGTGAGCAGAATTACCAGTGCGCAGTCACCGTGCAATCAAGCCGCGATGTCGTGCGTTATGTCGGTAAAACATTGTGTAAACCGGTTCAGCCTGCGGATTTACCTGCTGCGATTCGAGAAAAAAAATGA
- a CDS encoding fimbria/pilus periplasmic chaperone — protein MQKSGGAQISVTTNSATTEYVKTTVKKINNPATPQENETTITQSSGNGIVVTPEKFGLAPGTTRIIRLINIQQPQTEEAYRVYFEGVPGLNNNGGKSDQKNQTKLGISMIWGVLVTVPPAAPRLDFTLDPATRVVSNTGNIHLKINSIGLCPQQLTDDGCKWSKPVKNSIYPNQRATLSPELFKGNNYRVVKVKYFNWTDKTVGVKEFSAK, from the coding sequence ATGCAGAAAAGCGGTGGTGCACAAATTAGCGTAACAACAAACTCCGCCACCACGGAATATGTAAAAACGACGGTAAAGAAAATAAATAACCCGGCAACGCCGCAGGAAAATGAAACAACAATAACTCAGTCATCTGGTAACGGTATTGTTGTGACACCGGAGAAATTCGGACTGGCACCCGGCACCACCCGAATTATACGTCTGATTAATATTCAGCAACCGCAAACAGAAGAAGCCTATCGCGTTTACTTTGAAGGTGTTCCGGGGCTGAATAATAACGGTGGGAAAAGTGACCAGAAGAATCAGACCAAACTCGGCATCAGCATGATCTGGGGCGTACTGGTTACCGTCCCGCCTGCCGCACCGCGACTAGACTTCACGCTGGATCCGGCGACTCGCGTGGTGAGCAACACCGGCAATATTCATCTTAAAATTAACAGTATCGGCTTATGTCCTCAGCAACTCACTGATGACGGATGTAAATGGAGTAAACCGGTAAAAAATAGCATTTACCCTAATCAGCGCGCAACGTTATCTCCGGAATTATTTAAAGGAAATAATTACCGTGTGGTGAAAGTGAAATACTTCAACTGGACAGATAAAACCGTTGGCGTAAAAGAATTCAGCGCAAAATAG
- a CDS encoding fimbrial protein, translating to MKSIIKPLLVTAIMGFAINASAVQKDITVTANVDATLDMTTDTGEVLPSTMEMTYMPGVGLEPVTQMTKIYSNDAEKDVNINLAGTPQLMDTVGTNPNIPLTVKYGELTLTQAQQTMAATTLFPNGDTTNGSIIQPLKVSQTTQAPVASGNYSGVVSVVLTQATETP from the coding sequence ATGAAATCAATTATCAAACCACTGCTGGTCACTGCAATCATGGGCTTCGCTATTAACGCCTCTGCTGTACAGAAAGATATTACTGTGACTGCAAACGTTGACGCCACTCTGGATATGACCACTGACACTGGCGAAGTATTACCTTCTACGATGGAAATGACTTATATGCCTGGCGTAGGTCTGGAACCTGTTACACAGATGACCAAGATCTATTCTAACGATGCTGAAAAAGATGTGAACATCAACCTGGCAGGTACCCCGCAATTAATGGATACCGTGGGTACCAACCCAAATATCCCACTGACTGTTAAATACGGCGAACTGACCCTGACTCAGGCTCAGCAGACCATGGCTGCAACTACCCTGTTCCCGAACGGCGATACCACTAACGGTTCCATCATTCAGCCTCTGAAAGTCAGCCAGACCACTCAGGCACCTGTTGCTTCCGGTAACTACAGCGGCGTTGTCAGCGTGGTACTGACTCAGGCAACTGAAACGCCATAA
- the speA gene encoding biosynthetic arginine decarboxylase, whose translation MSDDIQSHRPSHAGDTVSLRSMQEVAVNDRDASKMLRTYNVAYWGNNYFDVNELGHISVCPDPDEPSARVDLAQLVKDMREQDGQRLPALFCFPQILQHRLRSINAAFKRARESFGYEGDYFLVYPIKVNQHRRVIESLVESGEPLGLEAGSKAELMAVLAHAGMTRSVIVCNGYKDREYIRLALIGEKLGHKVYLVIEKMTEIKLVLEEAERLNVIPRLGVRARLSSQGSGKWQSSGGEKSKFGLAASQVLQLVEMLREAGRLESLQLLHFHLGSQLANIRDISTGVRESARFYVELHKLGVNIQCFDVGGGLGVDYEGTRSQSDCSVNYGLNEYANNVIWGIGDACNEHGLPHPTVITESGRAVTAHHTVLVSNVIGVERNEFKEPVAPEDDAPRALGSMWDTWNEMHDPENRRSLREWLHDSQMDLHDVHSQYAHGILDLTQRAWAEDIYLNICNKIQDQLDPSNRAHRPIIDELQERMADKLYVNFSLFQSMPDAWGIDQLFPVLPLEGLDKPPVGRAVLLDITCDSDGTIDHYIDGDGVATTMPMPPYDPENPPVLGFFMVGAYQEILGNMHNLFGDTAAVDVFVFPDGSIEVQQSDEGDTVADMLEYVQLDPNVLLARFRDQVKETDLDAELQAQFVEEFESGLYGYTYLEEDE comes from the coding sequence ATGTCTGATGACATCCAGTCCCACCGTCCGTCACACGCGGGCGATACTGTTTCTTTGCGCTCCATGCAGGAGGTTGCCGTGAACGATCGTGATGCCAGCAAGATGCTGCGCACTTACAACGTTGCCTATTGGGGTAACAACTATTTTGACGTCAACGAACTGGGCCACATCAGTGTCTGCCCGGATCCTGACGAGCCTTCTGCCCGTGTTGATCTGGCACAACTGGTGAAAGACATGCGTGAGCAGGACGGTCAGCGTCTGCCGGCACTGTTCTGTTTCCCACAAATTTTGCAGCACCGTCTGCGTTCGATTAACGCTGCGTTCAAACGTGCGCGTGAATCGTTCGGTTATGAGGGTGACTACTTCCTGGTTTATCCGATTAAGGTTAACCAGCATCGCCGCGTGATCGAATCGCTGGTGGAATCCGGTGAACCGCTGGGTCTGGAAGCCGGCTCGAAAGCTGAACTGATGGCCGTTCTGGCGCACGCCGGGATGACCCGTTCCGTGATCGTGTGTAACGGCTATAAAGACCGCGAATATATTCGTCTGGCGCTGATCGGTGAGAAGCTCGGTCACAAGGTATATCTGGTTATCGAGAAGATGACTGAGATTAAACTGGTGCTGGAAGAAGCCGAACGTCTGAACGTGATCCCACGTCTGGGTGTGCGTGCACGTCTTTCCTCGCAGGGCTCCGGTAAATGGCAGTCCAGCGGCGGCGAGAAATCCAAATTCGGTCTGGCGGCCTCTCAGGTTCTGCAACTGGTCGAAATGCTGCGTGAAGCAGGGCGTCTGGAAAGCCTGCAACTGCTGCATTTCCATCTGGGTTCACAGCTGGCGAATATCCGTGATATCTCGACCGGTGTACGTGAGTCTGCGCGTTTCTACGTTGAACTGCACAAGCTGGGCGTCAACATTCAGTGCTTCGACGTGGGTGGGGGGTTGGGCGTGGATTACGAAGGCACCCGTTCGCAGTCTGACTGCTCGGTGAACTATGGCCTGAATGAATACGCTAACAACGTCATCTGGGGTATCGGCGATGCCTGTAACGAACATGGCCTGCCACACCCGACGGTGATCACCGAGTCTGGCCGCGCCGTGACCGCGCACCATACCGTGCTGGTCTCCAATGTGATTGGTGTTGAACGTAACGAGTTCAAAGAGCCGGTTGCGCCTGAAGATGATGCACCGCGCGCGCTGGGCAGCATGTGGGATACCTGGAACGAAATGCACGATCCGGAAAACCGCCGCTCATTGCGTGAATGGCTGCACGACAGCCAGATGGATTTGCATGATGTCCATTCGCAATACGCACACGGTATTCTGGATCTGACGCAGCGCGCCTGGGCGGAAGATATCTACCTGAATATCTGCAACAAAATTCAGGATCAGCTGGATCCGAGCAACCGTGCACACCGTCCGATCATTGACGAATTGCAGGAACGTATGGCGGACAAACTGTACGTCAACTTCTCGCTGTTCCAGTCTATGCCGGATGCGTGGGGTATTGATCAGTTGTTCCCGGTGCTGCCGCTGGAAGGTCTGGATAAGCCACCGGTAGGTCGTGCTGTGCTGCTGGACATCACCTGTGATTCCGACGGCACTATTGATCACTACATCGACGGTGACGGCGTAGCCACAACCATGCCGATGCCGCCGTACGACCCTGAGAATCCGCCGGTGCTGGGCTTCTTTATGGTCGGTGCGTATCAGGAAATTCTCGGCAACATGCATAACCTGTTCGGCGATACTGCAGCAGTAGATGTCTTTGTCTTCCCTGACGGCAGCATTGAAGTGCAGCAGTCCGACGAAGGCGATACCGTGGCGGACATGCTGGAATACGTGCAACTGGACCCGAATGTGTTGCTGGCCCGTTTCCGCGATCAGGTAAAAGAAACTGATCTGGATGCGGAATTGCAGGCGCAGTTTGTTGAAGAGTTTGAATCCGGATTATACGGTTATACGTATCTGGAAGAAGATGAGTAA
- a CDS encoding CfaE/CblD family pilus tip adhesin yields MKHKQLLTALFISLSTLLATLSDAQADTVAPLDHSINTELNIAKGTASTVNIWTQESGGYDSTNSGRWGLNYWACTSSTSDENGKCPTGKGGYAAYLPVYLKFTEKRSGATQTLELQGTREAYWYNGNCAMYGDPKPMNQSAQNSCSGDSTDGVNLTLKIPAAELNKLPVGGIWTAQLKILLHNSSETEVYHWDSNITVNLTDNNNQQIYLPEFGEAAPRVDLNLRPLPGTKGNQTQMNGSATIDMCLYDGYGSNSTSFTLKFDDQQQGTTQRNNGYFSIYSDHGDTNLDSGRIDYYVRMQAPDGKYVSVIRGDDLVISDIQTAHIRPVHLPGIPQAVLCVPAPLELSTKTMDINSKQAGNYTGHLIVNFTPQL; encoded by the coding sequence ATGAAACATAAACAACTTCTGACTGCTTTATTTATTTCACTGAGCACCCTGTTAGCCACGTTGTCCGATGCGCAGGCTGACACGGTTGCTCCGTTGGATCACAGCATCAATACAGAACTGAACATCGCGAAGGGTACCGCATCAACGGTAAATATCTGGACACAAGAAAGCGGCGGATACGACTCGACTAATTCCGGTCGCTGGGGCCTTAACTACTGGGCCTGCACGTCAAGCACCAGCGATGAAAATGGTAAATGCCCAACGGGTAAAGGCGGATATGCCGCCTATCTGCCGGTTTATCTTAAATTTACGGAAAAGCGCAGTGGCGCAACGCAGACTCTCGAATTGCAGGGAACACGCGAAGCCTACTGGTATAACGGAAATTGCGCGATGTATGGCGATCCTAAGCCCATGAATCAAAGCGCACAAAACTCCTGCAGCGGTGATTCAACAGATGGTGTTAACTTAACCCTGAAAATCCCTGCCGCCGAACTCAATAAGTTACCGGTTGGCGGCATCTGGACTGCTCAGCTAAAAATTCTTCTCCATAACAGCAGCGAAACCGAGGTTTATCACTGGGATTCCAACATCACAGTCAATCTCACCGACAACAATAACCAGCAAATCTATTTACCCGAATTTGGCGAAGCCGCACCGCGCGTTGACCTTAACCTGCGCCCGCTGCCCGGCACTAAAGGTAATCAAACGCAAATGAACGGCTCGGCTACTATAGATATGTGTTTGTACGATGGGTATGGCTCGAACAGTACCAGTTTCACCCTGAAATTTGACGATCAGCAGCAGGGGACAACCCAGCGCAATAACGGATACTTCTCTATTTATTCTGATCACGGCGACACTAATTTGGATTCAGGACGCATTGATTATTATGTGCGAATGCAGGCACCCGACGGCAAATACGTCAGCGTGATACGCGGTGATGATCTGGTGATTTCTGATATTCAGACCGCTCATATCCGGCCTGTACACCTGCCCGGGATCCCACAGGCAGTATTGTGTGTTCCTGCGCCACTGGAACTCAGCACCAAGACAATGGATATCAACAGTAAACAAGCCGGGAATTATACCGGACATCTGATTGTGAATTTTACACCGCAGCTTTAA